One window of Triticum dicoccoides isolate Atlit2015 ecotype Zavitan chromosome 5A, WEW_v2.0, whole genome shotgun sequence genomic DNA carries:
- the LOC119296889 gene encoding syntaxin-132-like, with protein sequence MGMHQPDASDNLNGFFKKVEGIEILVAKLTSLLTKLQTANEESKAVTKASAMKAIKKQMEKDIDAVMKIARMAKTKIDELEKDNLSNTKKPGRGKGSAVDQLREQTTGAVKKKLKKWMDGFQVLRESIRQEYREVVERRVFTVTGNRPDEQTIDNLIETGRSEQIFKDAVQQQGRGQILDTVAEIQERHDAVRDLERKLLELQQIFLDMAVLVVAQGEMTDDIVTHVSKGTDYMQQGLDALEKAKKLQKNSRMCMCSAILVLLLIVVIVVLTVIQPGKK encoded by the exons ATGGGGATGCATCAGCCCGACGCCTCTGATAATTTAAATGGCTTCTTCAAGAAG gttgaaggaattgagatCCTAGTAGCTAAGCTGACGAGTCTATTGACTAAACTCCAG ACTGCAAATGAGGAATCAAAAGCAGTTACAAAAGCAAGCGCCATGAAAG CAATTAAGAAGCAAATGGAGAAAGATATTGATGCAGTGATGAAAATTGCTCGTATGGCAAAAACAAAAATTGATGAACTGGAAAAAGAT AACTTATCTAACACGAAGAAACCTGGACGCGGGAAGGGCTCTGCGGTAGATCAATTAAGGGAACAGACTACTGG AGCAGTGAAAAAGAAGTTAAAGAAATGGATGGACGGTTTTCAG GTATTGAGAGAATCAATCCGGCAGGAGTACCGGGAAGTTGTTGAAAGAAGGGTATTTACTGTAACTGGTAATCGCCCTGATGAACAG ACAATTGACAATTTAATCGAGACAGGGAGAAGCGAGCAAATTTTCAAAGATGCGGTTCAACAGCAGGGGAGAGGCCAG ATATTGGATACTGTTGCTGAGATACAGGAGCGGCATGATGCTGTAAGAGATCTAGAGAGGAAGCTTCTAGAGTTGCAGCAG ATATTCCTGGATATGGCAGTATTGGTTGTGGCCCAAGGAGAGATGACAGATGACATAGTGACACAT GTTTCAAAGGGTACTGACTACATGCAGCAAGGTTTGGATGCTCTCGAGAAGGCAAAGAAGCTACAGAAGAACTCGAGAATGTGCATGTGCTCCGCCATACTCGTTCTCCTGCTGATAGTGGTTATCGTCGTGCTCACAGTTATCCAGCCAGGGAAGAAGTAA